In the Flavisolibacter tropicus genome, one interval contains:
- a CDS encoding acetyl-CoA C-acyltransferase yields MSKVVYIVSAVRTPMGSFGGALKDVPAPQLGATAIKAAVERAGIQPDQVDEVLMGCVIQAGLGQAPARQAAKAAGLPDKVICTTINKVCASGMKAIAQGAQSILLGDADVVVAGGMENMSSVPFYVDSLRWGNKYGTTSLVDGLQKDGLTDCYNNFAMGCAADICATENQISREDQDAFAIESYKRSQLAWESGKFKDEVVPVTIASRKGEVIVDKDEEPWSVKFDKIASLKPAFGKEGTVTAANASTMNDGAAAVVLMSKEKAEELGIQPIAIIRGYADAEQDPVQFTTTPSIAVPKAVKRAGLEMSDIDFVELNEAFSVVGIVNTKMMNLDPANVNVNGGAVSLGHPLGCSGARIVVTLLNVLRQRGGKVGAAGICNGGGGASAMVVELV; encoded by the coding sequence ATGAGTAAAGTCGTTTATATCGTTTCTGCTGTTCGTACACCTATGGGCTCATTTGGTGGTGCATTAAAAGATGTACCAGCGCCACAACTAGGTGCTACAGCTATTAAAGCAGCTGTTGAAAGAGCTGGTATCCAGCCTGATCAGGTGGATGAAGTATTGATGGGTTGCGTAATCCAGGCCGGTTTAGGCCAGGCACCTGCCCGCCAAGCCGCTAAAGCGGCGGGTCTTCCCGATAAAGTTATTTGTACTACCATTAATAAAGTTTGCGCCAGTGGTATGAAAGCCATTGCACAAGGTGCTCAAAGCATTCTGCTTGGAGATGCTGATGTGGTAGTTGCCGGGGGTATGGAGAATATGAGTAGTGTGCCTTTCTACGTAGACAGCTTACGTTGGGGTAACAAATACGGTACAACCAGCCTGGTTGATGGTCTGCAAAAAGATGGATTGACCGACTGTTATAACAATTTCGCCATGGGTTGTGCTGCTGATATCTGTGCTACTGAAAACCAGATCAGCCGTGAAGACCAGGATGCATTTGCAATAGAAAGCTATAAGCGTAGCCAATTGGCATGGGAGAGTGGTAAGTTTAAAGATGAGGTGGTGCCAGTAACCATTGCATCTAGAAAAGGAGAAGTGATAGTGGATAAAGACGAAGAACCCTGGAGCGTGAAGTTTGATAAGATCGCTTCTTTAAAACCTGCTTTTGGAAAAGAAGGTACCGTTACAGCGGCTAATGCCAGCACAATGAACGACGGGGCTGCTGCCGTAGTTTTAATGAGTAAGGAAAAGGCTGAAGAGCTGGGTATACAACCAATTGCTATCATCCGCGGTTATGCAGATGCTGAGCAAGACCCTGTTCAGTTCACAACTACTCCAAGTATTGCAGTTCCTAAAGCGGTTAAACGTGCCGGTTTAGAAATGAGCGATATTGACTTTGTAGAATTGAACGAGGCATTTAGCGTTGTTGGTATTGTTAATACAAAGATGATGAACTTGGATCCTGCTAATGTGAATGTAAACGGCGGTGCTGTTTCATTAGGACACCCATTAGGTTGCAGTGGTGCGCGAATTGTAGTAACCTTGTTGAATGTTTTAAGACAAAGAGGCGGAAAGGTTGGTGCAGCAGGTATTTGTAACGGTGGCGGCGGTGCTAGCGCTATGGTGGTTGAATTAGTGTAA
- a CDS encoding DoxX family protein, with the protein MGVFRPFKMNKDVGIFLFRLFIGFRLLYGVLDNILVAERMLEFESFLHAHHFPSPYLSAWVSIYVQAISGVLIIIGYKIRWAAVLMIIHFTVAIVVVHWGQSVDEMTPALAMLSAAVLFLFLGAGKYSIQKEPLVVFRK; encoded by the coding sequence ATGGGAGTATTCCGACCTTTTAAAATGAACAAGGATGTCGGTATCTTTCTGTTTCGGCTCTTTATCGGCTTCCGGCTGCTGTATGGTGTATTGGATAATATCCTAGTCGCGGAGCGAATGTTGGAGTTTGAATCGTTTTTGCATGCACATCACTTTCCTTCTCCCTATTTATCAGCTTGGGTTTCAATATATGTACAAGCCATTTCGGGCGTGTTAATTATAATTGGATATAAGATTCGGTGGGCTGCTGTTTTAATGATCATACATTTTACTGTAGCAATAGTGGTGGTGCATTGGGGGCAAAGTGTGGACGAAATGACACCAGCCCTGGCCATGCTTTCTGCTGCAGTCCTCTTTTTATTTCTTGGTGCAGGCAAGTATAGTATTCAAAAAGAGCCACTTGTAGTATTTAGGAAATAG
- a CDS encoding SemiSWEET family sugar transporter: MDLKQWVGIAAGLLTSISMLPQLIKIIKEKKAKDISILMLSILTTGNTLWAVYGFMRNDWPIIITNFISITINSITGYYRIRYKDR; this comes from the coding sequence ATGGATTTAAAACAATGGGTTGGAATTGCTGCGGGGTTGCTGACTTCGATTTCTATGTTACCGCAATTGATCAAGATCATCAAGGAAAAAAAAGCGAAAGATATTTCTATATTGATGCTTAGCATACTTACCACAGGAAATACACTTTGGGCCGTTTATGGGTTTATGCGTAATGACTGGCCAATTATTATCACCAACTTCATTTCAATAACCATTAATTCCATTACTGGCTATTATCGTATACGCTATAAGGATCGGTAG
- a CDS encoding pyruvate dehydrogenase complex E1 component subunit beta, translating to MRQIPFREALREAMIEEMRRDDRVFLMGEEVAEYNGAYKVSQGMLAEFGPKRVIDTPIAELGFAAVGVGAAQNGLRPIVEFMTWNFAVLALDQILNTASKMLAMSGGQITCPIVFRGPNGSAGQLGAQHSTAFEALYANIPGLKVVSVSNGYDAKGLLKQAIRYEEDPVMFMESELMYGDKSDIPDEEYYIPLGKADVKRQGTDVTIVSFNKMMKVALGAAAELEKEGISAEVIDLRTIRPLDWMTILESVKKTNRLVIIEEQWPFASVSSEITYRIQKEGFDYLDAPIRRITAADAPLHYAPNLVAAALPDVPRTVKLVKEVMYLKK from the coding sequence ATGAGACAAATACCTTTTCGTGAAGCATTACGCGAAGCAATGATCGAAGAAATGCGCCGTGATGACCGTGTATTTTTAATGGGAGAGGAAGTAGCTGAGTATAATGGTGCCTATAAAGTAAGCCAGGGTATGTTGGCTGAGTTTGGTCCAAAGCGTGTGATCGATACCCCCATTGCTGAATTAGGCTTTGCCGCTGTTGGTGTAGGTGCTGCACAAAACGGTTTAAGACCGATTGTAGAATTCATGACCTGGAACTTTGCTGTTCTGGCATTGGATCAGATCCTGAACACTGCTTCTAAGATGTTGGCCATGAGTGGTGGACAAATTACTTGTCCTATTGTTTTCCGTGGACCAAATGGCTCTGCCGGTCAGTTAGGTGCACAACACTCTACTGCTTTTGAAGCACTTTATGCAAATATCCCAGGCCTTAAAGTGGTTTCTGTAAGTAATGGATATGATGCAAAAGGTTTATTGAAACAAGCCATTCGCTACGAAGAAGATCCGGTGATGTTCATGGAAAGCGAGTTGATGTATGGAGATAAAAGTGACATCCCAGACGAAGAATACTATATCCCTTTAGGTAAGGCAGATGTGAAACGTCAGGGTACAGATGTAACCATTGTTTCCTTCAATAAAATGATGAAAGTAGCCTTAGGTGCTGCTGCTGAATTGGAAAAAGAAGGAATCAGCGCAGAAGTAATTGACCTGCGTACTATCCGTCCGCTGGATTGGATGACTATCCTTGAGAGTGTTAAGAAAACAAATCGCTTAGTGATTATAGAAGAACAATGGCCTTTTGCTTCTGTATCATCTGAAATCACTTACCGTATACAGAAAGAGGGGTTTGACTACTTAGATGCTCCAATTCGTCGTATAACCGCTGCTGATGCACCGCTACACTATGCGCCAAATCTGGTAGCAGCGGCTTTGCCTGATGTACCACGCACGGTTAAACTGGTAAAAGAAGTAATGTATTTGAAAAAATAA